The Heliomicrobium gestii genomic sequence CGTCACCGCTTGCCGGCGACATTTATAAATATTATCACCATTTTGTCGCAATTGCAAGAGATTTTTTTGCTGTAATTTTTACCACACGCTTCAAAACCCTGTCTCGCGACACGAGATGTATCTTACCACTTCACGCTCGTCATGTCAATTGGAAAATTAACGATTTTACTCCAGATTTACGAGTTTCCCTGTCTCCCGTTGCCGCCGCCAGAGCATCATGCTGCCGAGAATACCGGCGACACCCAATAGAAAGAGGACGAGCAACTGATATCCCACCGCGGATAGGGGCGCGCCTTTCACCCCGACGATGCGGAAAGCGGCCAGGTAGTGGGTCAAGGGAAGGCAGTTGGAAAAAGCGACGAGCGGCGCTGGCATCTTGCTCAAGGGCCAGGTGAAGCCGGAGACCAGAAAGGACGGTGTGGCGATCAACAGGATGATCTGGTTGGCCCGCAGTTCGTCGGGCACAAGATTCGATACGATCAAGGCAATTCCTACTAGAGACACCGTAAAGGCAAGGGAGATCATAAATAAATCAAAGCCGGCGCCCAGAATGCTGATCTCGGTCAGTTGGTTTGCCAGGACGAGCATAAGGAAGCAGTTAAACAGGCAGATCACAAAGTAGGGCAAGGCCTTGCCCAACACGACGGCCGTGACCGGCATCCGCGATGCGACGAGGATCATGTTGGTCCCCCGCTCCTTCTCCCGGCAGAAGGCGCCCGACATGGTCGTCAGCATCACCTGTTGCAACACCGTCGCCACCAGGCCGAAGAGAAGAAAGACACGGTAGTTGTAAGCGGGGTTATAGCCAACGCGGATGGTGGCGTTGATCGGCTGGAGCATCGCCTTGGCCTTCGCTGGCACGATGCCATTTGCTTCCATCATACGCAACGTAACGCCTGCTGACACTGTCTGAAGAACCGTAGAGGTCCCTTTGGTCGCGCCGTTGGAGATGAGCATGTTGGTGCCATCGATCAGCGTCAACACCTGGGTCGACTTGCCTTCCTTGACATCGCGGTTCAGGTTCTCGGGAATGATGACGGCCACATCGGTCTCCCCGGTCTGGATCCGCTGTTCCGCCTCTTCCGTCGTGTTGACAAGCCCCTGGTAACGGAAGAGTTCCGATTGACCGTACATATTGATGATTTCCCGGCTTAAGGGGCTGCGATCATCATCGACAATGACCAGGTTCATCTCCGTCACCCGCTGACCGTCGTACAGATAGGCGAAAAGCCCGAAGGTGATCAGCGGCGCCAGCAGGATCAAAAAGACCGTTCTCCGGTCCCGCAGGATATGGGTGAATTCCTTTGCCGCCATCAACAGGATTTGTTGCGCCAGTTGCATCAGAATTCCCCCTTCCGATTGCCCAGATCGATCTGGCGGTGGCACCGCCCCACCTCATCGCGGTTGTGACTGAGAAAGGCGATGGCGCGCACCGGATGGGCCTCAGCGGCGCAGC encodes the following:
- a CDS encoding ABC transporter permease yields the protein MQLAQQILLMAAKEFTHILRDRRTVFLILLAPLITFGLFAYLYDGQRVTEMNLVIVDDDRSPLSREIINMYGQSELFRYQGLVNTTEEAEQRIQTGETDVAVIIPENLNRDVKEGKSTQVLTLIDGTNMLISNGATKGTSTVLQTVSAGVTLRMMEANGIVPAKAKAMLQPINATIRVGYNPAYNYRVFLLFGLVATVLQQVMLTTMSGAFCREKERGTNMILVASRMPVTAVVLGKALPYFVICLFNCFLMLVLANQLTEISILGAGFDLFMISLAFTVSLVGIALIVSNLVPDELRANQIILLIATPSFLVSGFTWPLSKMPAPLVAFSNCLPLTHYLAAFRIVGVKGAPLSAVGYQLLVLFLLGVAGILGSMMLWRRQRETGKLVNLE